CGCAGCGCATCGGCGCGATCCAGACCGTCGCGCTGACCCAGGTGCTGTCGATCCCGTTTCTGCTAACGCTGGGGCTGACGCCGGCACTGGCGCTCGCCGCCGGCGCGGCGCTGATCCGGCAGGCGCTCTTCAACATGGGCTCGCCGCTCTACGATGCCTTCGCTCTGGCGCAGGTCGAGGAGGAGGCGCGTCCGATCGTCATCGGTCTGATCAACGGTGCCTACACCGCCGGCTACCTAGTTGCACCGCTGATCAGCACTACGATCCAGGCGCGCTACGGCTTCGCGCCGCTATTCATCGCCACCAGCACGTTCTACTCGCTGGCAGCGATCGCCAACTACCTGCTCTTTATCCGCCCGCTACGGCGCCAGACCACGGCCACGCGCCGCGAGACCCCCTCGGCGATCGACGCTTAGGTGGGCATGTCCGCTGCGGCCCATGGCGCCGGTTCGAGCCAGACAAACTGATAGGGCTGCAGCGTCAGGGCTTGATGTGCCGGCACCTGGCGCTCGCTCACCAGATCGATGAAGTGAATGCCGGGGCCGTACATGCGCAGCAGATTGCCCTCGACGGTCTGCGGCTGCTCCGACACATTGGCCAGCACCAGCAGCCGGTGCGCCCCATCCTGGCGCACATAGCCGAAGACGTGTTCGTTGTCGGTACGCACCAGCTCCATGGCGCCATCGCGCAGCGCCGGCAGCCGCTGGCGCAGACGGATCAGCCGCGTCAACGCGCCGAAGATACGCCCGGGCACGCTGGCGGGATCGTGGCGCTGATCGAGAGCGGCCTGGTTGCGCGGCGGACGGTGCACCCAGCGGCTATCGGCGGCTTTGGTCGGATCATTGACGTAGCTGTAGTCGTTGAGCGTGCCGAGCTCATCGCCCAGGTAGAGCAGCGGAATGCCGCCAATGCTCAGGATGATGCTGTGCAGCAAGACAATGCGGCGAATGGCCAGATCGATCGCGCCGGGATCGCCGGAGCGCAGCGCCCGCTCCAGGCCAGCCAGCGAGGCCAGCGTGCCCGACACGCGCGCGTCGCCGGTATCGGGATTTTCCTGGAAGGGCAGGCCGCTGGCAAACGAGCCCGGAAAGCGTCCGGTATAGAAGGCGTTGAGGAATTGGCGATGGCCCCAGGGATCGATACCGACCGCGCGCGCGTCGTTGTCGTCGAAGGTCCAACCGATATCGTCGTGCGAGCGCAGGTAGTTGACCCAGGCGCAACCGGACGGCAGGCGAAAGCGATGGCTCAGCGCATGCGCCAGCAGCCTGACCTGGCGCGTCGCCAGCGTCTCCCAAAGCAGCGCCATCAACAGCGGATTGTAGGAGAGCTGGCACTCCTGCGGGCTGATGTAGCTCATCACATCGTCGGGATGGACGATCGCCTCGGATTTGAACAGCAGCGCCGGCGCGGCAACGCGCGCGATCGCGTTGAAGGCCTGGATGATCAGATGCGCTTCCGGCTGGTTTTCGCAACTGGTGCCCAGGCGCTTCCAGATAAAGGCCACTGCGTCCAGGCGCAGCACGGCCACGCCCACGTTGGCCAGAAAGAGCATCTCCTCGGCCATGGCGCGAAAGACCGCCGGATTGGCATAGTTCAGGTCCCACTGGAAGCTGTTGAAGGTGGTCCAGACCCAGCGCTGCATGTCCGCGCGCCAGGTGAAGCTGCCGCGCCGCACGCTGGGGAAGATCTCGCGCAGCGTGCGCTCGTAGGCATCGGGCAGGCTGCGATCGGGAAAGATCAGGTAGAACTCCTGATACTCCGGATCGCCGGCCTGCGCGCGGCGCGCCCACTCGTGCTCGTCCGAGGTGTGGTTGAAGACGAAATCGAGCACCAGGTTGATGCCCTCGGCCTGCAGCTCATGCGCCAGCGCTGCCAGCTCCTCGATCGTGCCCAGGCGCGGATCGACCTTGCGGTAGTTGCTGACGGCATAGCCGCCGTCGTTGTTGCCGGCGGGCGCGTCGAAGAGCGGCATCAGATGGAGATAGGTCAGGCCCAGCTCCTTGAAGTAGGGCACGAAGTCGCGCAGCCGCTGCAGCGTGCCGCAGAAGCGATCGACATAGAGCATGGCGCCCAGCATGCGCTCGGACTGGAACCAGTCGGGATCGGCCTCGCGCGCGGCGTCGAGCTGCTTGAGCCAGGCGGGACGCGCCTGCCAGCTCGCGGCCATGGCGTGGAGCAACTGTTCCAGGTGGTAGAAAAAGTCGTACTGCGTGCCGTAGAGGCGGAGCAACAGGCCGAAGAGACGCGGCCACTCGCGATTGAGACGGGCAGCAAAGCCGTCCCAGTCCGCGGGCGTGCCGCCGCGGGCCACAAACTCCTGCTGAATGCGCGGCAACAGGCGTTGCAGCGCCTGCGCCGCCTGGCGTTGGGTACGATCATCAAGCTGCATAGCGCTCCTCGGTCGGTGCCGGCTGCCTGCCGGCACGGATCGAGGCTGTAGTATCGCCGATCCGCCCGCGCCTGTCCACCACCTGCAGGGCCTTATCGCGCGCGACGAATTCCTGCTAAGATAGTAGCGCACGCCGGAGCGCTGGCGCGCAGGGCGCCCGCCCGGCCAAGCAAGGAGGCGCGCCGTGACCGATCTCCGCGGAGTCGTGATCTGTACCAACGAATACCCGCCCAACGTGTACGGCGGCGCGGGGGTGCACGTCGAATACCTGTCGCGCGAGCTGGCGCGACTCGTCCCGGTCGAAGTGCGCTGCTTCGGCGATCAGCGCCTGGAGCAGGAGCGGCTGCGCGTGCGCGGCTACCAGGGCTGGGAAGCGCTGAAGCACAACACCGATCCGCGCTTCACCGGCGCGCTGGACGCCTTTGCGCGCAGCCTGGCGATGGCCAAGGATCCGTTGCAGGCCGATGTGGTGCACTGCCACACCTGGTACACCGACATGGCCGGCTTCATCGCCCGGCTGCTGTGGGATGTGCCGCTGGTGCTGACGATCCACTCGCTCGAACCGCTGCGTCCCTGGAAGGTCGAACAGCTCGGCAACGCCTACCACCTCAGCAGCTGGATGGAGCGCACCGCGATCGAGGGCGCCGATGCGGTGGTCGCCGTTTCGCAGGAGACGCGCAAGGATGTGCTGCGCCTGTTCAACATCGCGCCGGAGCGCGTGCATGTGATCCACAACGGCATCGATCTGGAGCAGTACCGGCCCACGTCCGCCAGCGATGCGCTGGAGCGGCGCGGCGTCGATCCCCGGCGGCCCTACGTACTGTTCGTGGGACGCATCACACGCCAAAAGGGCATCATCCACCTGGTCAATGCCATCCCCTACCTGGATCGCTCGCTGCAGGTGGTGCTGTGCGCCGGCGCGCCCGACACGCCCGAGATCGGGCGCGAGATGGAAGCGCGCGTGGCCGAGGTCAGCCGCAGTCGCGACGGCGTGATCTGGATCCGCGAGATGCTGCCGCGCGAGGAGGTGATCCAGTTCTACTCGCACGCGGCGGTCTTCTGCTGCCCATCGGTGTACGAACCCTTCGGCATCATCAACCTGGAAGCCATGGCCTGCGAAACGGCAGTGGTCGCCTCGGCGGTCGGCGGCATTCCGGAGGTGGTCGTGCACGGCGAGACCGGCCTGCTGGTCGATCTCGAGCTGCGGCCAGGCACCTTCGATCCGGTCGATGCGGAACAGTTCTCGCGCGATCTGGCCGCGGCGATCAACCGCCTGGCGCTCGATCCCGAGCTGCGCCAACAGATGGGCCGCAACGGCCGCCGCCGCGTCGAGCAGCACTTCAGTTGGGCCGCCATCGCGCAGCAGACGCTGGCACTCTATCGCGCGCTGGTGGCGGCACGCAGCCGCCAGCCGGCTTCACCCCAAGCCGACCGGCGCGCACAACCGGCGGAGGAGGAGCTATGAGCGTCCTGACGCTGATCCTAGCCGGCGGCGAGGGCAGCCGCCTGAGCATTCTGGGCGAGAAACGCGCCAAGCCGGCGGTGCCCTTCGGCGGCAAATACCGCATCATCGATTTCGCCCTCTCCAACGCGGTCAACTCCGGCCTGTTCCGCGTCGCCGTGCTGACGCAGTATCGTCCCCATTCGCTGATGCAACACATCGGGCGGGGGGAGCCCTGGGACCTGGACCGCCGCGCGCCGGAGGGCGTGCAGATCTGGCAGCCCTACCGTGGCCGCAGCGCGCAGGACTGGTACCGCGGCACCGCCGACGCGCTCTACCAGAACCGCACCTTTATCGCCGAGGACGGCAGCGAGATCACCCTAGTGCTGTCGGGCGACCACATCTACAAGCAGGACTACCGCGATCTGTTGCGCTACCATCGCGAGACGGGCGCCGACCTGACCGTGGCGGTGATGCATGTGCGGCCCGACGAGGTGCATCGCTTCGGGATCATGAGCGTGGATGCCGAGCAACGCATCACCAGCTTCACCGAAAAGCCCAAACAATCGGACAGCACGCTGGCCTCGATGGGCATCTACGTCTTCAACACCCAATTTCTGCTGCAACGCCTGGAAGAAGACGCCGCCGATCCGCACTCGGCACACGACTTCGGCAAAAACATCATTCCGGCCATGGTCGCGCGCGACCGCGTGTATGCCTATCCCTTCGTGGGCTACTGGGTCGATGTCGGTACGATCGACGCCTACTGGTCAACCAACCTGGAATTGCTGGCCGAACAACCGCCGCTCGACCTGTATGACCAGCGCTGGATCATCCACACCCGTTCAGAGGAACGCGCGCCGGTGCGCTTCGGCCCGCGCTGCCAGGTCGAGCGCAGCCTGCTCTCCAATGGCTGCGAGATCGAGGGCACGGTGATCAACAGCGTGCTGTCGCCCGGTGTACGCGTCGAGCGCGGCGCAGTGGTGCGCGACGCGGTGATCATGAACGACACGCTGATCCGCGCCGGCGCGCTGGTCGAGCGCTGCGTCTGCGACAAAGAGATCGTTGTCGGCGAGGGGGCACAGGTCGGCGTCGGCGATGACAGCGTGCCCAACCGCCTCGAACCGGACCGCATCTATGCCGGCATCACCATCGTCGGCAAGCGCGCCCATATTCCCGCCGGAGCGGTCATCGGGCGCAACTGCCGCATCGACTCGGAGACCACGCCGGAGGACTACGCCACCCTGGAGGTCGCCAGCGGCGAAACGGTGCTGCGCCGACAGGGACGTAGCTGAGCAGCGCGCATGCACGGCGGAGGCAGCTCCCGCGGCGGGAGCTGCCGTGGCGTGATCAGCGCCGGCCCAGGACCCGGCTGGCCAGGATCGCCGCGCCGCCGGCTAGCAACAGGCGCGCGGCCCGGCTGTTGAGCGGCGAGTCCGGGCCAACCAACTGCTCCAGCAGATCGGCGTCCTCGCGCGCGGCGCGGCGCGTCATGCGCGCCAGCTCCTGGGGCTCTGCCGCCTGCTCCAGCGGCAGATGCTCCGGATAGCCCTGGAAGGGCCGCGACGGATCGCGGGTGGCCTCCTGGTAGCGCTGCGCCAGGGCACGCCGCTCCTCCGGCGATAGGCGCGTAAACGGCTCCTGATCGCCATAGTCCGTATCGTCGCGCACCTGGGCCATCAGCTCGCGGTAGCGCCGCGCCGCTTCGGCATCCGAGATCGAATCGGGGTCCTCCTGGTAGCGGCGGGCGAACTCCTGATACTCCTCCTGCCGCCGGCGGTCCTGGCCCAAAAACTGGTTGAGCTGGTCGAAAATGCGCTCCATGGCTTGCTCCTCCTGCTACACGCCAGCCCGGCGCTGGCAAGGGCACAAGGAGCAAGTTACAGACCACAGCGGCGGGCTGTTCAACGCTTCAACATGTGATAGGCCGGCTCATCGGCCTCCAGGCCGAGCCAGCGGAAGAAGCGCGCCGTGAGCACCGCCAGCATGATCAACGCGCCGCCCAGCCACATGATCAGACCGGCGATCTGCTGGTCGGTAAGCGGCGCGAGGCCCCACATGCGCGGCGCGGCGGCATAGAAGGGGTAGAGCGGCGCGGGGGCAAAAGTGATCAGCGCGCCCAGGATCGTCGGCACGATCGTCTGCGCAAAGAGATAGACGATCTGCACCGGCAGCGCGGCGCGGGGCAGACGCGCCGACGGACTGAAGATCGGCCACCAGGTGAGCAGCGCTGTAGCGAGCAACAGGCTGTGCTCCAGGCCATGCACCAACGGACGGCCGAGCGCCGCCTGGTAGAACTGCGGCGCGTGCCACAGTGCGAAGACGGCGTTGAAGACCAAAAACGCCACCAGCGGCGTGGTCAGCGCGCGCGCAAGCGGCAGCACGCCACGCCAAAGCAGCAGACGATCGACCAGCCAGGAGGGCAGCCCCGTAAGCAGCAGCGGCGGTGCGACCATCGTCACCAGCAGATGCTGGAGCATATGCGCGCTGAAGAGGTAGTAATCGCTCAGTTCGTGGAGCGGGCCCTGCAGCGCGACAAACAGCACCAGCAGCCCGAGCAGGAAGCGGCCCAGCGGCACGCGCGCATTGTCCGGCGCCCATCCGGCGCGCCGGCGCCATGGCCCGACGGCATACAGGTACAGCGCGCCGATCAGCGTTAGGCCGGTCAGCACCGCGGGCTCGATGATCAGCCACGAGCCCTGGTGCGGCGCGAACGGATGGCCCACAATCGCGATCAGCTCCAGCCAGCTGCCCATAGCCTGCCCACCGCGCGCCGGACGCGCCTGAGGCGCGCTCCCCGAGCGGCCTCAGCGCGTTGGCTACGAAACATCCTTTAGCCCCGATGTATCGCCCAGGTCGGTTGACTGATCCAGATAGGAGCGCACGCCGGTCACGCCCAGCGCGCGCAACACCTGCTCAGCGGCGCCGGCTGCCTCGGCATCCGCCACGCGCACGGCGATCACGGCCTGGCCCTCGCGCAGCGGTGCGCTATAACGGTCGATGATCTGACGCGCCACCGTCTCAGAAGCGAACGCGCCACTCAACGCGCCGACAAAAGCGCCCGCGCCGCCGAACAGGCCCAGCAGGATGCCGGCGCCCAGCACCGGCCCGATGCCGGGAATGGCCAGCGTCGCCAGCCCGGCCAGCAGTCCGGCGCCTCCGCCGATCGCGGCGCCCTTGGCCGCGCCCGCGGCCACCTCATGCGCACCCTGGCCGGTCTGATCATCAGCCTGACGCAGTTCCGCCGACGCCTCAGCGCCCGCAGCCATGACGATCGAGAGATCCTCCTGCGCATACCCGCGGCTGCGCAGCTCGGCCACCACCCGCTCGGCGTTGGCCCGATCGGGCACCAGCCCTACAACGAGCACATCCGGCATATCATCCTCCTCGCGCTGCGCGGCCGCGCTCAGTTCACCAGGCTGGCATGGTAGGCGAACAGCAGGATAAAGGCGATGACGCACAACGCGCCCAGGAAAAACCCTGCCACGAACAGAAACGAGAACCAGCGGCTGTCGAAGCGCAAGTGCATATAGAACAACAGCACCATCGCGCCCTTCAACGTCGAGAGCACCAGCAGGACCGCGATCTGTGCCCAGGCCGGGAAGCCGCGCGTCACCAGGAAACTGGCAGCCACCTCGATGACGGTGATCACGAACAGGATCAGGCCAACCGTAACATAGGTGCGCGGTGTGGGAAAGGCATGCGTCGCATGACCGCCCGGCACCTGGGATGGGGAGAGGGCATCGCGCGCCATGGGTACACTTCCTTTCGCAGGCTAGATCAGGTACACCAGCGTAAAGATGGCCACCCACACCAGATCGACGAAGTGCCAGTACAGGCCGGCCAGCTCCAACGTCAGGGCGTTGGCCGAGGTGAGCGCGCCACGCAACGACATCCCCAGCACGATCGACAGCCACAGCACGCCGATGGCAACGTGCGTGCCATGAAAGCCGGTCAGCGTGAAAAAGGTCGAGCCGAAGACGCTGGTGCTCCAGGTAGTGGGCTTGGGCGGCGACTCCTCAAAGGTCGCGCCGGGATACTCCTCCCGCAGATGGGCGCGCTCCTGCTCCAGATGATGCTCAACGACGCCCCGGCGGATCACGCGGCCATCGGGCTGCGTGATCGTGATTGTAACGAAATGCTCGTTGAACATCTTGTTGAACTCGAAGACCTGGCCGCCCAGAAAGGTCAGGCCCAGCGCGATCGTCGCGGCGAGCCAGATGCGCTCCCACCTGCGGTCATCGCGCTCGGTGGCGGCGTGGGCCAGCACCATGGTTAGGCTGCTCATCAGCAGCACAAAGGCCAGTCCCGAGACCAGCAGCAGATCGAAGTAGGCGTGCGGCGGCGGGCCGCCCTGCTCGATGTTGCGGCCCTTCAGGGCCAGATACGCGGCGATCAGGCCCGAAAAGAACATCACCTCGGAGCTGATGAAGGTCCACAGCCCCACCTTGCGACTATTGAGGCCCAGCGCCGTCGGCGGGTGACCCGCGTGAGCGGACGCGGGCTGATCTCCATGCGCGGCTGCATGCGCCATAGGCTCTCCTGTGCCGGGCGGCGGCGCAGCGACGGTCCGCCGCCGGCGCTAATCTCTGGCCGCCTGACTAGCCAGACCAGCAATTCCGATGAAGACGATCGACAGGCCAAGCACAATGAACAGGATCGATGCGTAGAGCAGCGCATAGGCGGCCATCGTCAAGCCGAAGGCCAGCACGATCGGGTAGAAGGTTGGTGGCGGCAGATGAACCGCCTGTGGCGGCTCCGCCTCCGGGCGACCGGCCGCCACCGCATCGCGTGGCGTGGTCAGCGGCGCGCCCTCGCCGTATTTCAGATCCCACACCGGGCGGCGGCTGCGGATCAGCGGCAGGCGATCGAAGTTGTGCGCCGGTGGCGGCGAGGTGGTCGCCCACTCCAGGGTATGGCCGTCCCAGGGATCGTTATCGGCGCGTTGGCCGTAGCGCGCCGAAAGCCAGACGTTCCACAAAAAGACCAGCACGGACAGGCCGATCGTCAGCGCGCCCAGCGAGGCGACCAGGTTCCACGTATCCCACCCCAGGCCGTGGGCATAGGTCCAGGTGCGGCGCGGCATGCCGATCATGCCCAGATAGTGCATCGGAAAGAAGGTCACGTTGAAGCCGATGAACATCAACCAGAACTGGAGCTTGCCCAACCGCTCGCCGAGCATGTGCCCGAACATCTTGGGCCACCAGTAGTAGAAGCCGGCAAACAGGCCCAGCACCGCCGCGCTGACCAGAACGTAGTGAAAATGGGCCACGACGAAGTAGGTGTCGGTCAGCTGCAGATCGAGCGGCGGCGAGGCCAGCATCACACCGGTGATCCCGCCGATGATGAACATGACAATGAAGCCGACCGCAAAGTACAGCGGCGGCTTGAAGTTGAGCGAGCCACCCCACAGCGTCGCGATCCAGTTGAAGATTTTGACGCCGGTCGGCACAGCGATCAGCATCGACGTCGCGGCAAAAGCAGCATTGGCCAGCGGCCCCATACCGACCGCAAACATATGGTGGGCCCAGACGGTAAAGCCCAGAAAGCCGATCGCCACGCTGGAATAGGCGATAAAGGCATAGCCGAAGATCGGCTTGCGGGCAAAGACCGGCAGCACCTCCGAGATGATGCCAAAGATCGGCAAGATCATAATGTACACTTCGGGATGGCCGAAAAACCAGAAGAGGTGCTGCCACAACAGCGGATCGCCGCCGCGCTCGGGGATGAAAAAGGCGGTGCCGAAGTTGCGATCGAAGTAGAGCATGATCAGCCCGACCGTGACGCTGGGCAGCGCCCAGATCAACAGAAAGGCGGTCACCAACTGGCCCCAGACAAACAGCGGCATGCGCCCAAAGCTCATGCCCGGCGCACGCAGGTTGAAGACGGTCACAATGAAGTTGATCGCGCCCAGGGTTGAAGCCACGCCGGTGAGCAACAGGCCCAGGATCCAGAAATCCACAGCGTTGGTTGGCGAGGTCGCCGACAGCGGCGCGTAGGCGAACCAGCCCGCATCGGGCGCGCCACCCAGCGCAAACGAGCTGAGCAGCAACAGACCGCCGAACAGAAAGAGCCAGTAGCTCAAGGCGTTGAGCCGCGGAAAGGCCATGTCGTTGGCGCCGATCATCAGCGGCACCAGGTAGTTGCCCAGCCCGACGTTGAGCGGCATGATCGCCAGAAAGACCATGATCGTGCCGTGCATCGTGAACAGCTCGTTGTAGAGCTGTGGACTGAGGAAGGTGTTTTCGGCACGCGCTAGTTGCAGGCGGATCAGCAGCGCGTCGAGACCGCCGATCAAAAAGAAGGCGATCGCGGTCGCCACATACATCAGACCGATCTTTTTGTGATCGACGGTGGTGATCCACTCCCAGGCGACAGCCAACCAACGGCGTCTCGTTTCCGGGACGGGAACGGCGGTCGTGGTCATAGCGCGCTCCTTCTGGCTCCGGTGGGCGGTTCAGCGCCTGACGCGGTTCACTTCAGCGCCTCAAGATAGGCGCTCAGCGCCGCGATCTCGTCTTCCGTCAGCGTACCGGGCTTGATCGTCGCGGCCATGCGGTTGCCGGGCTTGATCGCGCCGGGATCGCGCAGCCAACGGCGCATATTCTCGGGCGTGTTTTCGAGCCAGCCGGCGACAATATGCTGGCGGCTGCCAACATGCGTGAGATTGGGACCGACGCGCGCCACGGCGTTGGGATAGCCGTTGATCGCATGACAGCCGATGCACCCCTTTTCGGCGAACAACCGGTAACCGCGCGCCTCAAGACTCATGGGTAGTTGGGCCGCGGCCGTCGCCGCAGGCGAGGGCTGCGTCTGCACGGCCACACCCGCAGGCCGCCCCTGCGACACCTCCGCAGGCACACGGGCAGGCTGTTGCTGCTGACGCACCCAGGCCTCGAAGTCGGCAGGCGGCTCGACCACGGCCCACAGCGCCATCATGGCATGCGTACCACCACAGAACTCGGCGCACTGGCCGCGCAGCATGATGCGCTCCGGCCGATCGTCAGGCCGGAAGGTCATGCTGTTGACATGGCCGGGCACCACATCGGTCTTGCCGGAAAGCCGCGGGATCCAGAAGCTATGGATCACATCCGCCGAACGCAGCTCGAAGCGCACGTCGCGGCCTGCCGGCAGGTGCAGCTCGTTGGCGGTGATGATATTGTACTGAGGATATTCAAACTCCCACCACCACTGATAGGCGGTGACACGCACCAGCAGCGACTCGGCCGGCTGTTTGACCAGCAGCGCCTGCGTGCGAAAGGTCAGCGTGGCGATCACGACGACCACCACCGCCGGTACGATCGTCCAGATGATCTCGATCGGCGTATTGCCGTGGATCTGCAACGGAATACCGTCCTGGGGGCGGCGCCGAAAGCGGATCACGGCATACAGCAGCGCGCCCTCAACGATGACGAAGACGCCCAGCGCTAGCCAGAAGACCGGACGGAAGAGCGCCAGAATCTCGCGCGCTGCGCTGCCATCCGTGCTCAGCGTCGATTGCGGATGCCCTGCGGCGCAGGCCGTCAGCGCTAGCATGGCAAGCACCACTGCGCTCCCCTGCAGGAGCCGACCCCTTCGTTTGCGACACGGCTGCATGCGCTCTCCTTCGGGCGCGAAACAGGCCCGGTGATCCTGTCGACGACAAAGCGCGGCTGCGGGGCAGACGATCGCGACAGGCCCGCTGGTAGCCCCATTATACAAAAGCCGGCAGTCGCGTCAATCGGGATATGCAGGCGTGTGCCGCTGCGTCAGCCAGGCTGCGTGCTATACTCCCCTCCATGGAAACACAATCCCCGGCGCCCACGCGCTCGTTGGCCGAACCATGGCGCCAGATCTGCCGGCGCTGCGGCCACGCCTTTGAAACGCCGATCTGGCTGATCGTCGATCTGGAGGAACGGCCCGACCTACTCCCACGCCTGCTGGACGGCAGCCTCCACCAGGCGATCTGCCCGCACTGCGACGCGAGCCATGCGCTGGATGCACCGCTGCTGGTGCATGATCCCGTTCGGGAGCGGCTGCTGTTCGCCGCGCAGGCGAGCAGCGCGCCGGCACAGGCGCGCCGCATCGCCCGTGAACTGGGGACGCGCCTGATCGCGGCGCTGCCGCGCGCCGCCAGAGCCCCCTATCTGACGCGTGCCTTGCATGTCAGGGGCCTGCGCGAGCTGCAGCGCCTGCTGCGCGAGAACGCGACCGGCGATGCGCTCTCGGCGGCGCTGCCGGCACTGATGCAGGCCACGACCCCGGCCGAAGTCCAGGCACTGGTGCACAGCCATCCGGTGCTGGGCACCGCCGAGGCGCGCGCGCACCTACGGGACTATGTCAGCACGCTCCAGGCCCGCGGCGAGGCCAGTCTAGCGCGTGCGCTGCAGCAACGTTTGGAAGCGCTGGCGGCGGCGCCCGACACACGCGTGGCCCTGTTGCACCGCCTGCTGCACGCCGGCGGACCCGAACAGCGGCAGGCGGTGCTCGCGCGCCAGCCGAGCATACCGGCGGAACTGCCTGCCATGTTCGAGGCGCTGGCCGTCCAGGCCGAGCGGCGCGGCCTGGCGGCTGTCGCCCACGACCTGCGCGTGATCGGCGACGAAACGCGCCGGCAGATTCAGGCGCGACACCCACCAACCGACCGCGACGCCTGACCGAAGCATAGACTGCCAGGGCAAGCCGGCGTGGTGAGAGTGGCGTGCCATCGGCAGGACCAACGGCGCTTGAAGCACGCCCTTGTGAGCGGTATCGTAGCCTTACTACCGCGTATGTAGCGTCCTGGCCACGGCGCCAGCCGAACCCGCCATCATCGCGGCAACACGCTCTACCAAGGAGTTCGGAGGCAATGCTCACATCGGCTCTGCCTGGTATCGATCACACGCTCTCCCTGCATCGGCCTGCGCTGGATGAAATCATCGATGGGTTGCTGCACGTCATTGCCCAATTGTTGAATCCACGACTGACAGCCATCGCACGCATCGAGACACCGTTGTACACGATCATGGCGGCGGTGGATCGCAAACATCAGATTCGCGCAGGACAGACCTATCCCCTCACGCATACCTTCTGTCTGTACATGCTGGAACGGGAACGGCCACTGCGCATCAACGATGTGGCCCAGGCCAACCTGCCGCTGCGCTCGATTCCAACGCGGCTCGATCTACCACTACACGCCTACCTGGGCGTGCCGCTGCTGCTCCACGATGGCCGCGTCTTTGGCTCGCTATGGGTCGCCGACGATCAACCACGCGCCTGGAGCGCCAGCGATGTTGGTCTGCTGGAGCTGATCGCCCGCTTGTTGACCCATGAGCTGAGCCGCGATGCGCTGCTGCGTCACCAGGAACGCGTCACCCAGAGCAGCCGCGGTCAGTCCACGCCCGACACGCTAACTGGCCTGCCGGCCTGGAACGAGCTGCGCCGCTTTCTGTCACCTACGAGCCGGCGCAGCGCCCCCGCACTGGCAGTCATTGCCCTGGAACCGGCCCTGGGGAGCGAGCACCTGACGCCACTGGCGCGCCAGGAACTGGCCGGGCTGCTGATGCGCACGGCGCGCATGGTGGACTGGTGCGCGCGCGCCGATGATGATCTCTTCGTCGTGCTGTTTCCCGACGGCGAGGGCATGAGCGCCTGGCAACTGCGCATGACCACAGCGCTGCGGCTGTGGAACCGCATCCATGCCCCCCAACACCTAGCGCTGCACGCATATATCGGCATCGCCGACTGGCACGAGGTTGCCGACGAGCCCGATCCCCTCAGCGCGCTGCTGGAGCTGGCGCGCAGCCGCGTGCGCGAGCAGGTGCCGGGCGCGCTGCGCTGAACATCCACGCCGCACCACCGCTTTGACGATCCTGGCGGCGTGTGGTACGCTGTGAGCAGCGATTTTCGGGGCAGGGTGCAATTCCCGACCG
This is a stretch of genomic DNA from Kallotenue papyrolyticum. It encodes these proteins:
- a CDS encoding cytochrome c oxidase assembly protein, with translation MGSWLELIAIVGHPFAPHQGSWLIIEPAVLTGLTLIGALYLYAVGPWRRRAGWAPDNARVPLGRFLLGLLVLFVALQGPLHELSDYYLFSAHMLQHLLVTMVAPPLLLTGLPSWLVDRLLLWRGVLPLARALTTPLVAFLVFNAVFALWHAPQFYQAALGRPLVHGLEHSLLLATALLTWWPIFSPSARLPRAALPVQIVYLFAQTIVPTILGALITFAPAPLYPFYAAAPRMWGLAPLTDQQIAGLIMWLGGALIMLAVLTARFFRWLGLEADEPAYHMLKR
- the glgA gene encoding glycogen synthase, whose protein sequence is MTDLRGVVICTNEYPPNVYGGAGVHVEYLSRELARLVPVEVRCFGDQRLEQERLRVRGYQGWEALKHNTDPRFTGALDAFARSLAMAKDPLQADVVHCHTWYTDMAGFIARLLWDVPLVLTIHSLEPLRPWKVEQLGNAYHLSSWMERTAIEGADAVVAVSQETRKDVLRLFNIAPERVHVIHNGIDLEQYRPTSASDALERRGVDPRRPYVLFVGRITRQKGIIHLVNAIPYLDRSLQVVLCAGAPDTPEIGREMEARVAEVSRSRDGVIWIREMLPREEVIQFYSHAAVFCCPSVYEPFGIINLEAMACETAVVASAVGGIPEVVVHGETGLLVDLELRPGTFDPVDAEQFSRDLAAAINRLALDPELRQQMGRNGRRRVEQHFSWAAIAQQTLALYRALVAARSRQPASPQADRRAQPAEEEL
- a CDS encoding cytochrome C oxidase subunit IV family protein codes for the protein MARDALSPSQVPGGHATHAFPTPRTYVTVGLILFVITVIEVAASFLVTRGFPAWAQIAVLLVLSTLKGAMVLLFYMHLRFDSRWFSFLFVAGFFLGALCVIAFILLFAYHASLVN
- a CDS encoding glucose-1-phosphate adenylyltransferase, with the protein product MSVLTLILAGGEGSRLSILGEKRAKPAVPFGGKYRIIDFALSNAVNSGLFRVAVLTQYRPHSLMQHIGRGEPWDLDRRAPEGVQIWQPYRGRSAQDWYRGTADALYQNRTFIAEDGSEITLVLSGDHIYKQDYRDLLRYHRETGADLTVAVMHVRPDEVHRFGIMSVDAEQRITSFTEKPKQSDSTLASMGIYVFNTQFLLQRLEEDAADPHSAHDFGKNIIPAMVARDRVYAYPFVGYWVDVGTIDAYWSTNLELLAEQPPLDLYDQRWIIHTRSEERAPVRFGPRCQVERSLLSNGCEIEGTVINSVLSPGVRVERGAVVRDAVIMNDTLIRAGALVERCVCDKEIVVGEGAQVGVGDDSVPNRLEPDRIYAGITIVGKRAHIPAGAVIGRNCRIDSETTPEDYATLEVASGETVLRRQGRS
- a CDS encoding alpha-amylase family glycosyl hydrolase, which produces MQLDDRTQRQAAQALQRLLPRIQQEFVARGGTPADWDGFAARLNREWPRLFGLLLRLYGTQYDFFYHLEQLLHAMAASWQARPAWLKQLDAAREADPDWFQSERMLGAMLYVDRFCGTLQRLRDFVPYFKELGLTYLHLMPLFDAPAGNNDGGYAVSNYRKVDPRLGTIEELAALAHELQAEGINLVLDFVFNHTSDEHEWARRAQAGDPEYQEFYLIFPDRSLPDAYERTLREIFPSVRRGSFTWRADMQRWVWTTFNSFQWDLNYANPAVFRAMAEEMLFLANVGVAVLRLDAVAFIWKRLGTSCENQPEAHLIIQAFNAIARVAAPALLFKSEAIVHPDDVMSYISPQECQLSYNPLLMALLWETLATRQVRLLAHALSHRFRLPSGCAWVNYLRSHDDIGWTFDDNDARAVGIDPWGHRQFLNAFYTGRFPGSFASGLPFQENPDTGDARVSGTLASLAGLERALRSGDPGAIDLAIRRIVLLHSIILSIGGIPLLYLGDELGTLNDYSYVNDPTKAADSRWVHRPPRNQAALDQRHDPASVPGRIFGALTRLIRLRQRLPALRDGAMELVRTDNEHVFGYVRQDGAHRLLVLANVSEQPQTVEGNLLRMYGPGIHFIDLVSERQVPAHQALTLQPYQFVWLEPAPWAAADMPT